In the genome of Massilibacillus massiliensis, one region contains:
- a CDS encoding STAS domain-containing protein: protein MKADIHVENNKVFIKLEGGLYVEDALLLRTKALSYFQEGHTNFLIDLSQVDYIDSSGLGVLVALQKRALEHHGKLQLHGLTGVVKELFELTRLNKIFEFV from the coding sequence ATGAAAGCAGATATTCATGTTGAAAATAACAAAGTATTCATAAAATTAGAGGGAGGTTTATACGTCGAAGATGCCCTTTTGCTTAGAACAAAAGCTTTATCTTATTTCCAAGAAGGGCATACAAATTTTTTAATTGATTTATCCCAAGTTGATTATATTGACAGTTCTGGTCTGGGTGTGTTGGTAGCGCTGCAAAAACGTGCACTTGAACACCATGGAAAGCTACAGTTGCACGGTTTGACAGGTGTTGTAAAAGAGTTATTTGAGCTTACACGCCTAAATAAAATATTTGAATTCGTATAA
- a CDS encoding methyl-accepting chemotaxis protein has protein sequence MNLTLRMKLFIGFFSLLILNAAGQIYMSVKEGSTFFSGGNIIFLAVELIVAVSFVFLLEHSILNSIHALQKTMRQAGEGDLTVHSQMQVHDEFGQLADSFNGMIDSQDKIVRQVAEASQQLGAASEEMSASSQEVTASFEEISTSMQSLAIETEKGNTAVLEASQALVQLSSLIQMAKVKASTTESDSAETQKAAQQGLHNVQDTMEMMHKIKNQTQITSDMIADLNSYSQQIRQIIDTITSISNQTNLLALNAAIEAARAGEHGRGFSVVAEEVRKLAEQSNQGTQEITHLIENVSLKTTQVVEAMAENSMQVEDGVQAVTKTGTALDTILAAVKHTANEINAINGIAAEEVANSDQIVKLIDQLASIIEAVERHAEQISASTQQQSAAMQNVTSCAEETAAMSATLQNGISHFKV, from the coding sequence ATGAACCTTACCTTACGCATGAAACTTTTCATTGGATTTTTTTCTTTGCTGATATTGAATGCAGCAGGACAAATCTATATGTCGGTCAAGGAAGGCAGCACTTTTTTTTCAGGAGGAAATATCATTTTTCTTGCAGTTGAATTGATTGTGGCAGTTTCTTTTGTGTTTTTATTAGAGCATTCTATTTTAAATTCAATTCACGCGCTGCAAAAAACGATGAGACAAGCGGGGGAAGGGGATCTTACCGTACATAGTCAAATGCAGGTGCACGATGAATTTGGACAGTTGGCTGATTCTTTCAATGGTATGATTGACAGCCAGGATAAAATTGTTCGTCAAGTTGCGGAGGCGAGTCAGCAATTAGGTGCTGCTTCAGAAGAAATGTCTGCTTCTTCGCAAGAAGTCACAGCTTCTTTTGAAGAGATATCAACCAGTATGCAGTCTTTAGCCATTGAAACAGAGAAGGGAAATACGGCGGTATTGGAAGCGTCACAAGCTTTAGTACAGTTGTCATCTTTGATTCAGATGGCAAAGGTGAAAGCATCGACGACGGAAAGTGATTCTGCTGAAACGCAAAAAGCGGCCCAGCAAGGATTGCATAATGTGCAAGATACAATGGAGATGATGCACAAAATTAAAAATCAAACACAGATCACATCGGATATGATTGCAGATTTAAACAGTTATTCACAGCAAATTCGTCAAATTATTGATACAATTACATCGATATCCAATCAGACCAATCTACTGGCTTTAAATGCAGCAATTGAGGCTGCTCGTGCCGGAGAACACGGCAGAGGGTTTTCAGTTGTAGCAGAAGAAGTTCGTAAATTGGCAGAACAGTCGAATCAGGGAACACAGGAAATCACGCATTTGATTGAAAATGTATCACTAAAAACCACACAAGTCGTTGAAGCTATGGCGGAAAATAGTATGCAGGTGGAAGATGGTGTGCAGGCTGTTACGAAGACTGGTACAGCGTTAGATACAATTTTAGCAGCAGTGAAACATACAGCCAATGAAATTAATGCAATTAATGGCATTGCTGCTGAGGAAGTGGCAAATTCGGATCAAATCGTTAAACTGATTGATCAATTGGCTAGTATAATTGAGGCAGTAGAGCGTCATGCGGAACAAATTTCTGCTTCTACGCAACAGCAATCAGCGGCAATGCAGAATGTTACAAGTTGTGCGGAAGAAACGGCGGCAATGTCGGCTACTTTGCAAAATGGAATCAGTCATTTTAAGGTTTAA
- a CDS encoding tripartite tricarboxylate transporter substrate binding protein: MAFIIGGCNTLATQSSTSAPKYPTKPITMIVPFSAGGGLDLVARTLEKMAPKYLGQPLVVVNKPGGSGTIGWNELVTSPADGYTLGISAIDVLIQPLYGATKYHYPTALEPIAQVTTLPLILVVPAEQPWQNVNDLIQYSKQTSKQIKFGNTGIGSTAHILSEQLGKLSGISIEQVPFRGANDSTIALLGNHIQAAFVNPSTVKEHIKNGTLRALATTGTQRITDDPKLSQIPTLKELGFDIEFTNWFGIAAPKDMPPEVRAKLDEALKAIAADPEFKTNIENLGLQLEYLNSNESKDKWISDSEKLSKAIQETGILDQIKAQKN, encoded by the coding sequence ATGGCTTTTATCATCGGCGGCTGTAATACCTTGGCAACACAGAGTAGTACATCGGCACCAAAATATCCCACCAAACCGATTACGATGATCGTTCCTTTTAGTGCAGGTGGTGGATTAGACCTTGTGGCAAGAACTTTAGAAAAAATGGCACCAAAATATTTAGGACAACCTTTAGTTGTTGTCAACAAACCGGGAGGATCTGGTACCATTGGCTGGAATGAACTGGTTACCTCCCCTGCCGATGGCTATACTTTAGGAATCAGCGCGATTGATGTATTAATTCAGCCTTTGTATGGAGCAACAAAATACCACTACCCGACAGCTTTGGAACCGATTGCGCAAGTTACAACCTTACCATTAATTTTAGTAGTACCTGCCGAACAGCCTTGGCAAAATGTAAATGATTTAATTCAATACTCTAAACAAACTTCTAAACAAATTAAATTTGGTAATACAGGTATCGGTTCTACCGCGCACATTCTTAGTGAGCAATTGGGGAAACTTTCTGGTATTTCGATTGAACAAGTTCCATTTCGTGGTGCCAATGATTCTACGATTGCCTTATTAGGAAATCATATTCAAGCCGCTTTTGTTAATCCTTCAACCGTCAAAGAACATATTAAAAACGGTACATTAAGAGCATTGGCAACAACAGGAACGCAAAGAATTACCGACGATCCAAAACTCTCTCAAATACCTACCTTAAAAGAATTAGGTTTTGATATAGAATTTACAAATTGGTTTGGTATAGCCGCACCTAAAGATATGCCACCTGAAGTTAGAGCAAAATTGGATGAAGCATTAAAAGCAATTGCCGCTGATCCAGAATTTAAAACCAACATTGAAAATTTAGGCTTACAGCTAGAATACTTAAATTCCAATGAATCAAAAGACAAATGGATTTCTGATAGCGAGAAACTATCTAAAGCCATTCAAGAAACTGGCATTCTCGATCAAATAAAAGCGCAAAAGAACTGA
- a CDS encoding CdaR family transcriptional regulator has protein sequence MLLTHTLAQRIVDSILPIAQQNINIMDNQGMILASGQPDRINTLHKGAQTAIQTAQTVEIFPANLKQYSGTKPGLNMPIIVHQKIIGVVGISGHPEKVRPIAQMVKMITELIIEQEVLQEEAHSQSHLRENFTALLLSENAHTNQDKLTATAKLLKYDLSLARLVLVIDIQPLLEYAFDQFGISELAAYRTKDKLLQQLTNCPEIQGADFVVFLETHLIILKHFSDTVAPSAYTSWAEVILSLINPENKIQLFLGVGSLASHYTALAQSYQEALFALTKETSNAISSIHDFDILVSYLLEQIHGTETSPILKIKENLNGLTKKYDIKRTILCLLEHNLNLTDTAKNLYIHRNTLLFRLKKFKEITELDPCRFFHHAVLCKIILKD, from the coding sequence TTGCTTTTAACACATACCTTAGCCCAAAGAATCGTCGACAGCATTTTGCCCATCGCCCAACAAAACATTAATATTATGGACAACCAAGGAATGATTCTTGCCTCAGGTCAACCCGATAGAATCAATACCCTCCACAAAGGTGCACAAACCGCAATTCAAACTGCTCAAACAGTTGAAATCTTTCCTGCAAATCTTAAACAATACAGCGGTACAAAACCAGGCCTGAATATGCCGATTATCGTGCATCAAAAAATTATTGGCGTCGTAGGAATATCTGGGCATCCAGAGAAAGTAAGACCCATTGCGCAAATGGTAAAAATGATCACAGAATTAATAATAGAGCAGGAAGTATTGCAAGAAGAAGCGCATTCTCAATCTCATTTAAGAGAAAATTTCACTGCACTTCTTCTCTCTGAGAATGCACATACAAACCAAGATAAATTGACTGCGACTGCAAAACTATTAAAATACGATTTAAGCTTAGCACGGTTGGTTTTGGTGATTGATATACAACCCCTTTTGGAGTATGCGTTTGATCAATTCGGTATAAGCGAACTCGCAGCATATCGCACGAAAGACAAGCTGCTGCAACAATTAACAAACTGTCCAGAAATACAGGGTGCTGACTTTGTTGTTTTTTTAGAAACGCACTTAATTATTCTTAAACATTTTTCTGACACCGTTGCTCCATCCGCCTATACAAGCTGGGCAGAAGTGATCCTGAGTCTTATAAATCCAGAAAATAAAATACAGCTTTTCTTAGGCGTAGGAAGTCTAGCCAGTCACTATACTGCTTTGGCGCAATCTTATCAAGAGGCCTTATTTGCACTTACAAAAGAAACCTCTAATGCCATTTCCAGCATACACGACTTTGATATCTTAGTTTCCTATTTATTAGAACAAATTCATGGTACAGAAACCTCGCCAATTTTAAAAATAAAGGAAAATTTAAATGGACTAACCAAAAAGTATGATATAAAAAGAACCATTCTTTGCTTGTTAGAACATAACTTAAATCTCACAGATACTGCAAAAAATCTCTATATTCACCGAAACACCCTACTGTTTCGTCTAAAAAAATTTAAAGAAATCACAGAACTCGACCCCTGTCGTTTCTTTCATCATGCTGTACTCTGTAAAATCATCTTGAAAGACTAA
- a CDS encoding glycerate kinase family protein, translated as MRIIVAPDSFKGSVSAVETANAIEQGIKNVFPKAEVIKVPMGDGGEGTVEALVTATNGKIMYQNVMGPLGTIVKSFWGILGDGETAVIEMAAASGLPLVPEEKKDPRITTTYGTGELIRAALEHGMKKIIVGIGGSATNDAGCGMMQALGGRFLDEAGQELPQGGAALIKLAAIDLSQLDVRLRDTEIIVACDVDNPLCGEKGASAVYGPQKGATPELVIELDQALAHFAEKAEIATGKAVANQAGAGAGGGIGAGFLFFTNAVLRPGVEIVLEATNFTELIRSAQLVITGEGRTDFQTVFGKAPVGIAKIAQKHQVPTICIAGCLGKGYEGVLKAGIDGLMSITTGPMTLESCMENGKELITQGAVRACQMIQIGMKIKQHE; from the coding sequence ATGCGTATTATAGTCGCGCCGGATTCTTTTAAAGGCAGTGTTTCAGCAGTAGAAACAGCGAATGCGATTGAACAGGGGATAAAAAATGTGTTTCCGAAGGCTGAAGTGATCAAAGTGCCGATGGGGGATGGCGGCGAAGGTACCGTGGAAGCACTTGTTACAGCGACAAACGGAAAAATTATGTATCAAAATGTGATGGGACCGCTTGGAACGATTGTCAAATCATTTTGGGGGATTTTGGGTGATGGGGAAACTGCAGTAATTGAGATGGCAGCAGCATCGGGATTGCCTTTAGTGCCGGAAGAAAAAAAAGATCCGCGCATTACAACGACCTATGGTACCGGAGAATTAATACGTGCTGCCTTGGAACACGGAATGAAGAAGATTATCGTCGGTATCGGGGGCAGTGCGACAAATGACGCTGGTTGTGGGATGATGCAAGCTTTAGGCGGAAGATTTTTAGATGAGGCTGGACAAGAACTTCCTCAGGGTGGAGCTGCATTGATAAAATTAGCTGCAATCGATCTTTCACAGCTTGATGTACGTTTGCGGGATACAGAAATTATTGTTGCTTGTGATGTGGATAATCCATTATGCGGAGAAAAAGGTGCGTCGGCAGTTTATGGACCACAGAAAGGAGCGACACCAGAACTTGTCATTGAGCTGGATCAAGCGCTTGCACATTTTGCTGAAAAGGCTGAAATCGCTACGGGAAAAGCAGTAGCAAATCAGGCTGGAGCCGGCGCAGGTGGGGGAATTGGCGCTGGATTTTTATTTTTTACGAATGCTGTGTTACGCCCGGGAGTAGAAATTGTTTTGGAAGCAACCAATTTCACAGAGCTAATCAGATCAGCACAGCTTGTGATTACAGGTGAAGGCAGAACTGATTTCCAAACTGTATTTGGTAAAGCGCCTGTCGGCATTGCAAAAATTGCGCAGAAACATCAAGTGCCGACGATTTGTATAGCTGGTTGTCTGGGGAAAGGGTATGAAGGGGTGTTAAAAGCAGGTATTGATGGGCTGATGAGTATTACTACTGGACCTATGACGTTGGAAAGTTGTATGGAAAACGGCAAAGAATTAATTACACAGGGCGCAGTAAGAGCTTGCCAGATGATTCAAATTGGAATGAAAATCAAACAGCATGAATAA
- a CDS encoding complex I subunit 4 family protein: MSEFPLLTTILLTPVLGILILSCMPRAADQMIKMISAITMLITLALTMYAYGAYDVSLGGMQYKENVVWVPDLGVSYALGVDGISLPLLLLTVLVGFSAVFVSWKVEKRSKEFFIQLLLLVVGAIGTFVAQDLFIFLLFYEVGIIPSYIMMVVWGSAKRVRKEYAAMKLVIYLLLGSAFMLAGVIALYINAFPAGMRTFSLQVLAQAQAFGHLSESVQIIAFFLLLLGFGSTLAMWPFYSWAPDGYAAAPTGVAMLHAGVLKKIGAYGLIRIGMVILPLGAKFWAPMIAFVAVINILYGAFLALVQKDLKYMVSYSSISHIGYILVGFAALNIISMNGAIANMFAHGIMSALFFAMIGLVHEKTSTRQISELGGLAHQMPRVAIGFMLAGMSALGLPGLVGFIPEFISFVGAFKVYPWHTLLAVSGIIFTALYVLRMLANILFGPRRREFDACRDASGVELVPLTVLGAVLVVAGVFPQLLMGMVNSGVEPMMSVFVNLPITPTLLGGVFK, from the coding sequence ATGTCCGAATTTCCATTGTTGACAACAATTTTACTCACACCTGTTTTGGGAATCTTGATTTTATCTTGTATGCCTCGGGCGGCAGATCAAATGATTAAGATGATTTCTGCGATCACAATGTTGATTACGCTTGCTTTAACAATGTATGCCTATGGTGCGTATGATGTTAGTTTAGGCGGCATGCAGTATAAGGAAAATGTTGTTTGGGTTCCTGATTTGGGCGTGTCTTATGCACTGGGAGTGGATGGCATTTCATTACCGCTTCTGTTGCTTACGGTTCTTGTAGGTTTTTCGGCAGTTTTTGTTTCATGGAAAGTTGAGAAACGTTCCAAAGAATTTTTTATTCAATTGCTGCTGTTAGTTGTTGGCGCGATTGGAACATTTGTCGCGCAGGATCTGTTTATCTTTTTATTATTTTATGAAGTAGGGATCATTCCGAGTTATATTATGATGGTGGTTTGGGGATCTGCTAAGCGTGTGCGTAAAGAATACGCAGCAATGAAATTGGTGATTTATTTATTGTTAGGTTCGGCCTTTATGCTCGCTGGCGTGATTGCCTTATATATCAATGCTTTTCCGGCAGGCATGCGAACCTTTAGTCTGCAAGTTTTAGCGCAGGCGCAGGCATTTGGACATTTATCGGAATCGGTTCAAATTATCGCATTTTTCTTATTGCTCTTAGGGTTTGGTTCAACATTGGCGATGTGGCCATTTTATAGCTGGGCGCCTGACGGTTATGCAGCGGCACCGACTGGTGTAGCGATGCTTCATGCCGGTGTATTAAAGAAAATTGGCGCTTATGGTTTGATTCGTATCGGAATGGTGATTTTACCATTGGGTGCTAAGTTTTGGGCGCCGATGATTGCATTTGTTGCAGTAATCAATATTTTGTATGGGGCATTTCTTGCACTGGTTCAGAAAGATTTAAAATATATGGTGAGTTATTCCTCTATTTCTCATATTGGATATATCTTAGTCGGCTTTGCAGCGTTGAATATCATCAGTATGAATGGTGCGATTGCCAATATGTTTGCACACGGGATCATGAGTGCTTTATTCTTTGCTATGATTGGCTTAGTCCATGAAAAAACCAGTACAAGACAGATTTCTGAACTTGGCGGGTTAGCGCATCAGATGCCGCGTGTAGCAATTGGGTTTATGTTAGCCGGAATGAGCGCACTCGGGCTTCCGGGATTGGTAGGATTTATTCCGGAATTTATAAGTTTTGTTGGCGCATTTAAAGTTTATCCATGGCATACGCTTTTGGCTGTATCGGGGATTATCTTCACAGCACTTTATGTGTTGCGTATGTTGGCAAATATCTTGTTTGGTCCAAGACGGAGAGAGTTCGATGCTTGCCGTGATGCATCCGGTGTTGAATTGGTACCGCTTACTGTATTAGGAGCTGTTTTGGTCGTTGCAGGTGTTTTTCCGCAGCTATTAATGGGCATGGTCAATAGTGGAGTGGAACCGATGATGTCGGTCTTTGTGAATTTACCGATCACGCCAACTTTGTTGGGAGGTGTGTTTAAATGA
- a CDS encoding SpoIIE family protein phosphatase → MNEFPVGKLVAEGAHFFPECSYWILNMVNDPLVLLDDSGMILFMNEKACDFYGYSLEEIQYLHIMQLDLNVTVSEKYLYTIQYSGQEGHIFLSTHRKKNHELVQVQIDARHVKVHDKSIFALLIKNISLERRLKREFEFASRIQKNMLPQNYKNSQVEIRSMYRPYHYVSGDFFNFRWEENNVLNGYVLDIMGHGLTTSFMLSALRVLLAQAFKREAALNDKLAWFNQQAIPFLTEDSFAALICFSLDFEKRELTYSMAGINHFLAIINQQPAVIKKPGLFIGIDKKAEYECHKISFGSGDVFYFMTDGLFELLKEPAIHCPIGYSDSYRWLFRTTRSRKRRDDIAALCLHIK, encoded by the coding sequence ATGAATGAATTTCCAGTAGGAAAACTTGTTGCAGAGGGCGCGCATTTTTTCCCGGAATGTAGTTATTGGATTTTAAATATGGTGAATGATCCCCTTGTGCTGCTTGATGATTCTGGCATGATTTTATTTATGAATGAAAAAGCATGTGATTTTTATGGATATTCACTGGAAGAGATTCAATATTTGCATATTATGCAGTTGGATTTGAATGTAACGGTATCAGAAAAGTATCTGTATACGATTCAATATTCCGGACAAGAAGGTCATATATTTCTATCTACGCATCGAAAAAAAAATCATGAACTTGTACAGGTGCAGATTGATGCGCGACATGTAAAAGTTCATGATAAAAGTATCTTTGCTTTATTAATTAAAAATATCTCATTAGAACGGCGGCTAAAGAGAGAGTTTGAATTTGCCAGCCGCATTCAAAAAAATATGCTTCCGCAAAATTATAAAAATTCTCAGGTTGAGATTCGATCGATGTATCGTCCTTATCATTATGTGAGTGGGGATTTTTTTAATTTTCGCTGGGAAGAAAATAATGTGCTAAATGGTTATGTGCTTGATATCATGGGGCATGGTTTGACGACTTCCTTCATGTTGTCAGCGTTAAGGGTTTTGCTGGCGCAGGCTTTTAAGAGAGAGGCAGCGCTAAACGATAAACTTGCATGGTTTAATCAGCAAGCGATACCTTTTTTGACAGAGGACTCTTTTGCGGCATTAATCTGCTTTTCGCTTGATTTTGAGAAACGAGAATTGACATATAGCATGGCTGGTATTAATCATTTTCTTGCAATTATAAATCAACAGCCAGCCGTTATAAAAAAACCGGGACTTTTTATTGGTATAGATAAAAAAGCTGAATATGAATGTCATAAGATTTCTTTTGGTTCGGGAGATGTTTTCTATTTTATGACAGATGGACTATTTGAATTGCTAAAAGAACCTGCCATTCATTGTCCGATCGGGTATTCTGATAGTTATCGCTGGCTGTTTAGGACAACACGCAGCCGTAAACGTCGCGACGATATTGCGGCATTATGTTTACATATTAAATAA
- a CDS encoding GntT/GntP/DsdX family permease, protein MESSIFLLGVLFAAIGLIVFFIMKARLHAFLSLIIACMFVGIATGMPLVKISASIEAGMASTLGFLATILGLGTILGKMLEISGGAERLARTMIDILGKKNAQWAMMIVAFVAGIPVFFQVGFVLLIPLVFSVALETGLSLVAIGVPMAATLMTVHCMIPPHPAAMAIAVSLNADVGRVIMYGLLIGFPAAAIGGPIFINLLRYKAEFKPPAHLAKSERTPDEKLPPFGTTLFTILLPLLIMVAKTIIELNVPKDAAIMPLIAFIGNPITALLISVFLSYWTLGFARGFSMKQLSSFTEQCFGPVAGILLVIGGGGAFNKVLIDSGLGNEIAKVLTSLDMSPLVMAWLVAIVMRFAVGSATVAMMTAAGIIIPVLQVYPNLDPALIAIAIGAGAIGFSHVNDSGFWIVKEYFNMPLMDMFKTYTMATTVAAVVGLAGVLLLSNMVG, encoded by the coding sequence ATGGAAAGCAGTATATTTTTATTAGGGGTATTATTTGCGGCGATTGGACTCATTGTTTTTTTTATTATGAAAGCCAGACTGCACGCTTTTTTATCGTTGATTATTGCTTGTATGTTTGTAGGGATAGCTACAGGGATGCCACTCGTTAAAATAAGTGCTTCAATTGAAGCGGGGATGGCGAGTACTCTTGGTTTTTTGGCTACGATTTTGGGACTTGGTACGATTCTGGGAAAAATGTTAGAGATTTCTGGCGGAGCTGAGCGTTTAGCCAGAACGATGATTGATATTTTAGGTAAGAAAAATGCACAGTGGGCGATGATGATTGTGGCCTTCGTAGCGGGAATACCAGTATTCTTTCAAGTTGGCTTCGTATTGTTAATTCCGTTGGTTTTCAGTGTTGCATTGGAAACAGGATTGTCTCTGGTGGCGATCGGTGTTCCAATGGCAGCTACGCTGATGACGGTGCACTGTATGATTCCACCGCATCCTGCAGCGATGGCGATTGCCGTATCATTGAATGCAGATGTCGGTCGCGTTATTATGTATGGTTTATTGATTGGTTTCCCGGCAGCGGCCATCGGTGGTCCTATTTTTATTAATCTTTTGCGTTATAAAGCTGAGTTTAAACCTCCTGCTCATTTAGCGAAAAGTGAACGTACGCCGGATGAAAAATTGCCGCCGTTTGGTACTACTTTATTTACGATTTTACTTCCTTTGCTTATCATGGTAGCGAAAACAATTATTGAACTAAATGTACCGAAAGATGCAGCGATTATGCCTTTAATCGCATTTATCGGCAATCCGATTACGGCACTTCTGATTTCAGTGTTTCTATCGTATTGGACGCTTGGCTTTGCGCGTGGTTTCTCGATGAAACAGTTAAGTAGTTTTACAGAACAATGTTTCGGACCGGTTGCAGGCATTCTACTTGTCATTGGTGGGGGTGGTGCCTTTAATAAAGTACTGATTGATAGCGGTTTAGGAAATGAAATTGCAAAAGTTTTAACGAGTCTTGATATGAGTCCGTTGGTGATGGCGTGGCTTGTTGCGATTGTCATGCGTTTTGCTGTTGGATCTGCAACTGTAGCAATGATGACGGCCGCAGGCATTATTATACCGGTATTGCAGGTATATCCTAATTTAGATCCGGCGTTAATTGCGATTGCGATCGGAGCAGGTGCTATTGGGTTTTCTCATGTAAATGATTCGGGATTTTGGATTGTTAAGGAGTATTTCAATATGCCGCTTATGGATATGTTTAAAACGTATACGATGGCAACGACGGTTGCCGCAGTAGTCGGTTTAGCTGGGGTATTGTTACTTTCGAATATGGTTGGATAA
- a CDS encoding NADH-quinone oxidoreductase subunit N, whose amino-acid sequence MNIELLAVEIAVVVLALALIMFDLLLPRQENRRSLGCFTVCGLIGILLYSFQQYGISDTVYREFFVVDSFAVFFKQVFLVGTILTVAFSFDTVEKFTKNIGEFYALLLFGLAGMMVMVSANDLLTVFIGLELMSIAFYSLVGFHLKSVKSSEAGIKYLILGATASAVFLYGVSWVYGFSGSILFGQLALQLNDSPAVLLGVGLILAGLCFKISVVPFHMWAPDVYEGAPISVTAMLAMASKAAGFAVVVRVFLVAFIPLQMYWQPVISILAGLSMLVGIVGAIWQKNMKRMLAYSSIAQAGYILAGLVAADGAGAKGMLVYIVLYMAANVGAFAVIAAVYNQCGADEIEDFSGLSQTSPFLAVVMTVSLLSMAGLPPLAGFVGKLYIFTAIADKGYFWLAVLGLVFSMISVYYYMLVVKTMYGKEAKETQVGFHADGTLRIVALFSLVATLFIGIYPRLLAELANAAVQALY is encoded by the coding sequence ATGAATATTGAATTATTAGCAGTTGAAATAGCCGTTGTTGTTCTCGCGTTAGCGCTGATCATGTTTGATTTATTGCTGCCGCGGCAAGAGAATCGCCGCAGTTTAGGATGTTTTACGGTTTGCGGATTAATCGGGATTTTGCTTTATAGTTTTCAGCAGTATGGAATTTCGGATACTGTATATCGTGAATTTTTTGTGGTGGATAGTTTTGCTGTATTTTTTAAACAGGTATTTCTTGTTGGAACGATATTGACGGTGGCATTCTCCTTTGATACCGTAGAAAAATTCACAAAAAATATAGGCGAATTTTATGCATTGCTATTGTTTGGTCTGGCAGGGATGATGGTCATGGTATCTGCAAATGACCTGCTTACTGTATTTATTGGTCTTGAATTAATGTCAATTGCTTTTTACAGCTTGGTGGGATTTCATTTGAAAAGTGTGAAATCAAGCGAAGCAGGGATTAAGTATTTGATTCTTGGGGCTACAGCAAGTGCTGTTTTTTTGTATGGTGTGAGTTGGGTATATGGGTTTAGCGGAAGTATTTTATTTGGTCAGCTTGCGCTGCAACTGAATGATAGTCCGGCGGTACTTTTAGGGGTAGGTTTGATACTTGCTGGATTATGTTTTAAAATATCCGTTGTCCCTTTTCATATGTGGGCGCCCGATGTCTATGAAGGAGCGCCGATTTCTGTTACGGCTATGCTGGCAATGGCATCAAAGGCAGCTGGCTTTGCAGTTGTAGTGCGGGTCTTTTTGGTGGCTTTTATCCCTTTGCAAATGTATTGGCAGCCAGTCATCAGTATTTTGGCTGGATTAAGTATGCTTGTTGGAATTGTAGGTGCGATTTGGCAAAAAAATATGAAGCGTATGTTAGCGTATTCTTCAATCGCACAAGCCGGATATATCTTAGCTGGCTTGGTAGCTGCTGACGGGGCTGGCGCTAAAGGAATGCTGGTATATATTGTTTTATATATGGCAGCCAATGTGGGTGCTTTTGCTGTAATTGCCGCTGTATATAATCAATGTGGTGCAGATGAAATTGAGGATTTTTCCGGACTTTCGCAAACATCACCATTTCTCGCAGTTGTGATGACAGTATCTTTGTTATCTATGGCAGGGCTGCCACCCTTAGCAGGGTTTGTTGGAAAGCTGTATATTTTTACTGCGATTGCGGATAAAGGATATTTTTGGCTTGCCGTATTAGGCTTAGTGTTTTCTATGATTTCAGTGTATTACTATATGCTGGTGGTCAAGACGATGTATGGGAAAGAGGCAAAAGAAACGCAGGTTGGTTTTCATGCTGATGGAACATTGCGCATTGTAGCGTTATTCAGTCTGGTTGCAACTTTATTTATCGGAATTTATCCGAGACTGTTGGCGGAGCTGGCAAATGCGGCAGTTCAGGCGCTTTATTGA
- a CDS encoding ATP-binding protein, translating to MARAAIRETLDTFYPACSMQLFIAINEAVNNAFFHGINDHKGTQVIINITRTEQGLYIVVSHNGEGIEELGVCHPTCDLYNEGGRGIEIIRHYVDSLEFSACGCKLTMYKQFDVSPE from the coding sequence CTGGCTAGAGCGGCTATTCGGGAAACACTGGATACATTTTATCCGGCATGTTCAATGCAATTATTTATTGCCATCAATGAAGCGGTCAATAATGCGTTTTTTCATGGCATAAATGATCATAAAGGTACGCAAGTAATAATTAATATAACGCGAACTGAACAAGGTTTATATATTGTAGTGAGTCATAATGGAGAGGGCATTGAAGAACTCGGCGTATGTCATCCAACTTGTGATTTGTATAATGAAGGCGGGCGGGGAATTGAGATCATTCGTCATTATGTAGATTCATTGGAATTTAGCGCTTGTGGTTGTAAACTTACAATGTATAAACAGTTTGATGTTTCGCCGGAGTGA